A window of Chryseobacterium shandongense genomic DNA:
AATAATATTAGAAGTTATAAATTAATATTTTAACTCTAATTCTTTACTTCAACTTCAAAAATAAAGAAACTATGAGAAGAAAAATAGTTGCAGGAAACTGGAAAATGAATAAAAATGTAATTGATGCCCAACAGTTGATGGTTCAGTTACTAAGCTATAAAAACAATAACGCAGCCAACTGTGAGGTATGGATTGCACCGCCGGCTTTATATTTAATGATGGCAAAAGATATTTTCGAAAAAGATGAAATTGGCGTTTTTGCGCAGGATATGAGCGAACATGAAAGCGGTGCCTACACCGGGGAAATTTCTGCAGATATGCTGGAATCGATTGATGCGACAGGTTCTTTAATCGGGCATTCTGAAAGAAGACAGTATCATGGTGAAACAGATTCGCACTGTAACAAAAAAGTAAAGCTTGCTTTAGATAAAGGTCTGATTCCGGTGTATTGCAATGGAGAAACGTTGGAACAAAGGAAAGCCGGACAACATTTTGAAGTGGTAAAAAACCAGACTGAAGTTGCTCTTTTCACGCTTTCCGCAGAAGAAATTAAAAAAGTGGTTATCGCTTACGAACCGGTTTGGGCAATCGGAACCGGAGAAACGGCAACTCCCGAACAGGCACAGGAAATCCACGCGCACATCAGAAGCATTATCGCTGCAAAATACGGACAGGAAGTAGCGGATGAGGTTTCTATTTTGTACGGAGGCTCTGTAAAACCAGACAATGCAAAGGAAATTTTCTCCCAACCTGATATTGATGGCGGACTGATTGGTGGGGCAGCTTTGAAGTTGGAAGATTTTTCAAAAATTATTGAGGCTTTTAACTAAAAAGATCTCATTAAACAATAAAGTTTCGGCGGCATCTTCGATGCCGCCGAAACTCTTATAATAAAATATGCTTACTCATTTGAGCTTACAAAGTCTGTTCTTCATGTTTTCCTTCCTTGATCTCTTCCACCATTTTGGCGTTGAAAGCCGGAAGATCTTTTGGTGTACGGCTGGTAACAAGTCCATTATCGACAACGACTTCACTGTCTTCCCACTGCGCACCCGCATTTTTAAGATCTTTGCTGATGGAATCTACCGAAGTCATGTTTCTGCCGTCAACAACCTCAGCATTGATCAAAATCTGTGGTCCATGACAAATAGCGGCTACCGGTTTATGTTGTTGGAAAAAATCTTTTACAAAAGATAAAGCTGTTTCATTGGTTCTCAGTTGATCCGGATTGATAACTCCGCCCGGTAATACCAAAGCATCATAATCAGAAGCGTTTGCTTCGTCTAAAGTTTTATCTACCGGATATTCCTGTCCCCAGTCTTTTTCTGCCCATGCTTTGATGGATCCTGATTCCGGACTGATGATATGCGCTGTCCAGCCCTGCTGTTCCAAATATTCTTTTGGAGATTTCAATTCGCTTTCTTCAAAACCGTGGGTTGCTAAAATTGCAATTTTCTTTGACATAATTTTTATGATTTAAGTGTTATGCCTTTTTAATTGGAAAAATGATGCCGTTTTTACCTCTGAATTTTATAAAGTTTGTTAAAGTACTATTTCTAATTTGAAAATAACCTGTATAAATAGTAATGACAAAATTTTAAAAAGCCGACTACTATTTTAGCCCGGATTGAGCAATTGTCTGAGCTCATTTTATTGGTTTCGGGGCGGCGGCTTTGCCGCCGCCCCGAAACCAATAAAATAGCGAGTGCGGAAAGCCGGAAAAAGCTTCAAATAAAAAAGTAAACGCTGCTTTTCGATGTAATCAAATTGCTCCTAAAAAACAATAAAAATAGAATTCGACGAAGTCAAAAAGCTTCAAAAAAAAAGTAAACGCTGCTTTTCGATGTAATCAAAAGCTCCTGATAAAAAACAAAAAAACGCATCAAAACAAATTGATGCGCCTATAATATCTTTTACAAAAATTATTTTTTGTCTTTGGATCTCTGTAGCACTTCGTCTACCATTCCGAAGCCTTTTGCTTCTTCGGAAGTCATCCAGTAATCACGGTCTGATGCTTTTTCCACCCAATCGTATGTTTGTCCTGAATGTTCGGAGATAATTTCGTATAATTCCTTTTTCAGTTTTAACATCTCTCTCAGGTTGATTTCCATATCGGAAGCAACTCCCTGTGCACCTCCTGAAGGCTGGTGAATCATTACTCTTGAGTGCTTCAATGCAGAACGTTTTCCTTTTTCCCCGGCAACAAGTAGTACTGCTCCCATTGAAGCGGCAATCCCTGTACAAATTGTTGCTACATCTGGCTTGATGATCTGCATGGTGTCATAAATACCCAATCCTGCATACACACTTCCACCAGGAGAGTTGATATAAATCTGAATGTCTTTTGAAGGATCTGCACTTTCCAAGAAAAGAAGCTGGGCCGTAACGATATTCGCGACCTGGTCGTCAATTCCTGTTCCTAAGAAAATAATTCTGTCCATCATTAGACGGGAGAATACGTCCATCTGTGCAACGTTCAATCTTCTTTCTTCCATGATGTACGGCGTAAGATTAGTAGGACCATACATTCCCATATACTGATCGGTAGCCAGACCGCTGTTTCCTAAATGCTTTACAGAGAAATCTCTGAATTCTTTTTTAATGTCCATATTTCTATTATGTATTATTAAATTTTACGAAGTTTAAATTACAACTTTTATTCCTAAAATATTATAGGACTTTTTGTCACAGACTTTTTTTAATATGAAATTAAATGAAAGTTATCTGTCAGAATAAATCCCGGTAATTGCAGAATAATTCAGCACTTTTGATAATTCTACTGACACTAGCGTGAGCATCTGGATCTTTTTGATAAGCTCAAAATATTTTGATTCATCCGAATCTGCATAGTCTGCAAGCTCCTTTTTGGTTTTTAAAATTAAGAAATTAACGTATCTGAATTTATGGATCAGGATATCACCGGCAACCTGTTCGGGAATTTTGTCACCGTAATTGGGCGAAAAAATATTCCGGGTCGACCAGTCATTCAGTTCGCTGTAGATATTCATGGAGTTAACTGCTGCTTTGCTGAGCTCTTCATCCATCAGTCCGAAAAAGAAATTGCCTTTTCTCAATTCTTCCTTTTCAATTCCTTCTTTAATATAATCCACAATCCTCTTGTTGAGCTCCACCTGAAATTCGTAGCCGTCTTCCTCAAAATGATGAAGGATTTCCTCGATGACCGTAATTTCGTATTGCTGTTCGTCAGGTGCTGTTCTTTGCAGTACCACATCACCATAGTTCAGCATGTGGTTGATAAGATCATTTTCCAGTTTTGTGACGTTAAAAACAATCGGGTCTACCTGATCTCTCGGCTCGTCAACAATCTGCAGTTTGGCGGGCTGCTGCGCTTCTGCTTTAACCTGGGCTTTCTGTGTTTGATTCTGCGTAATCTGCTTCTGAACATCCAGCTCATTGAAAAGACTCTGTTCCGAAAGTCCGAATTTGTTGGAAACTTCTTTCAGGTATACTTCCCTTTTCAAAGCATTCTGAACAAAAGATACCGATTTTACGATATCGCGGATGGCTTCCGCTTTTTTGATTGGATCGTTTCCGACTTCCTTCAGTAAGATTTCTGCCTTAAAATCAATAAAATCCAGTGCCTGGTTTTCAATGAACTTTTCCACATATTCCTGAGGATGTTTTCTGGCAAATGAATCAGGATCATCACCATCAGGGAACAGTAGAACACGAATATTCATGCCTTCCGTCAAAAGCATGTCAATACTTCTGAAACTGGCTTTTATTCCTGCATTATCACCATCAAAAAGAATGGTAACATTTTCCGTAAGTCTTTTGATGAGCTTGATCTGCTCCGTAGTGAGCGAAGTTCCCGAACTGGCCACCACATTCTCAATACCAGACATGTGCAGTGAAATCACATCCATATACCCTTCTACCAAAAGACAGACATTTTTTCTTGAAATGGCCTGCTTGCTTTGGTTCAGTCCGTAAAGAACATTGGATTTATGATAAATTTCTGTTTCCGGAGAATTGAGGTATTTTGCTGTTTTTACATTGTTCTTCAGAATTCTGGCACCAAAACCCAATACTCTTCCCGAAAAGCTATGAATCGGAAAGATCACCCTTTCCCGAAAACGATCAACTCCGGAAGGTGTATTCTCAGGGAAAATGGAAAGTCCGGATTTCTCCAGGATTTCTTTTGTATAGCCTTTTTCCAGAGCATAAGCTGTAAAAGCATTTTTCTGTTCGGGAGAATACCCAAGCTGGAATTTTTTAATGATGTCATCTTTCAGCTCCCGCTCTTTGAAATAAGAAAGTCCGATCGATTTGCCTTCCTCCGAATCCCACAATATTTCCTGGAAATAATTGTTGGCTACTTCATGGATTTTATAGAGTGTATCTCTTTCCGTGTTTGCCTGTTTAGCTTCTTCGGAGTATTCTCGCTGATCTTCTTCAATTTCAATCCCATACTTTTTGGCAGCATGGCGAAGTGCTTCAGGATAGGTAAAGTTTTCAATTTCCATTAAGAAAGAAATCGCCGTTCCTCCTTTTCCTGTAGAGAAATCTTTCCAGATCTGCTTGCTTGCAGAAACCACAAAACTTGGCGTTTTTTCATCATGAAACGGACTGAGTCCTTTGTAATTAGACCCTGCCCTCTTCAGCTGCACATATTCTCCCACGATCTCTTCTACACGGATCGTTGAGAATATTTTATCGATGGTCTGTTTGGAAATCATGATGTAAAAATAGGTATTTTAAGAATAAAATCAGACATCAATAATAATATGTATTAGCATGAATATTGCTAAAATTTTGATTACTAAATCACTTACATTATCTATTTTTGTATCAAAATAAAATGTATGCAGTTCACTATAAAGAATATCGAAGACTGGCAAGAAATTGTTAATAAAATAGTTCCTGAACTACAGCACAACATCCTCCTCTTAAAAGGCAATCTCGGAGCCGGAAAAACCACTTTCACTCAGTTTCTGCTGAAAAAACTGGGAAGTACAGACGAAGTAAGCTCTCCTACATATTCTATTGTTAACGAATACAATACACCACAGGGAAAAGTGTATCACTTTGATTTGTACCGCCTGAAAAATATTGATGAAGTCTATGATATCGGAATCGAAGAATATCTGGATAATGCTTTTTTATGCATTATTGAATGGCCCGAAGTATATGAAGAAGAATTTTACGGCCTTAAGTATCACAAAATGAGCATTAACAACACTGGTGAGCAGAGAGAAATCTCATTCGACTAAATATTATGTATCTTTGTTTCTGAAATTGAATGTAAATAACGGTCTGTAAAAATTTAATTATTTAAAGGATGAGTACTACAAATATTTTTACTCCTTTTACCGAAGAGGAACTGATGCCGAAAGAAGAAAAGCTAGAGGTCATTAAAAAAGGAAAACAGTTCAGCATAGGAATTCCGAAAGAAACTTCTCTGAATGAAAGAAGAGCTTGTATAACACCAGATGCTGTACAGGTTTTGGTAGAAAGTGGTCATGAAATTATCATAGAATCCGGGGCCGGGGTTGGTTCTTTTTTTACAGATCTTCAGTACTCCGAATCGGGAGCGAAGATTACCAACGATCCGAAAGAGGCATTTTCTCAGGATCTGATCCTCAAGGTAAATCCTCCGACTGACGAGGAAATCGACTATATGCGTCCCAATACATATCTTGTTTCTGCGCTTCAGATCAACCTCAGGGATAAAAATTATTTCCTGAAACTTGCCGAAAAGAAAGTAAATGCCATCGCTTTTGAATTTATTGTTGATGAATATAAGCAATTGGCTTTAGTAAGGCTCGTCGGCGAAATTGCAGGAACAGTTTCCATTTTGTACGCCTCTGAATTATTAGCCTTATCAAACGGACTGATGCTGGGAGGAATCACAGGAGTAAGACCTGCCGAAGTGGTGATATTAGGAGCAGGAATTGTAGGGGAATTTGCCACCAAAGCCGCAATCGGACTCGGTGCAAGCGTAAGGGTCTTCGATAATTCACTTTCAAAATTAAGAAGACTTCACACCTTAGTAGACAGCAGAGTTCCAACTTCTATTATCGATCCTAAAGAATTAAAAAAAGCTTTACGAAGAGCCGATGTAGTAATCGGAGCGTTGCCAAGACTTAATATGACCCCGATTGTGACTGAAGATATGGTCATGAAAATGAAAAAGGGCAGTGTCATCATCGATATTACCATCGACAACGGAAAGGTTATTGAAACATCCGAACTGACAGACATGGAAAATCCTTACATTATTAAACACGGCGTAATACACTGCGGACTTCCGAATCTTACCTCAAGAATGCCGAGAACGACAACGAAAGCTATTTCCAATTTTTTCCTCTCCTATATTCTCCATTACGACGAAGAAGGCGGTTTTGAAAACATGCTGGTGCGCAAAAATGAAATGAAGCAAAGCCTTTATATGTACAAAGGACGGCATACGAAGAAAATCATCTGTGACCGTTTCGGGCTTACCTATCATGATATCAATCTTTTAATTTTCTAATGAAAAAACTCAAATTTTATATGATTGGTCTTATTCCTGGGCTTATCATCGTATTCTTTATCTTAAACAAAAAAGGCGCAAGCTGCAGCGGGTATCTTCCCAACAGCCGTGTTATCGCAGAAACACTGTCTAAGGATTTTACCTATTCCGATCAGTTTAAAGCTGAAATGGCTGCTTTAAATGTTAATGAAAAATTTTTAAAAGGCAGCATTATTACCAAAGGAAAAATTGATTTTGATAAAAGTCATGCCCAGAAGAAGCCTTGTCCCGATTATCGTCTAATTTATCCTGACGAAAACCCAACCTACGAAATTACATTCGAAAAATGTGAGGAAAAGGCCACGATGGTGTCTTTAAAGAGATTGAAATAATGCATCGCCAAGCTTAATATAAAATTTCGCTGTTACTAAACGGTTAAAAGAAAATACCATCTGAACAATGGAAGGCAATTACTACATGATTCATGATTATCTGATATTCATCGGGGTTTTTGCTATTTTCTTTTTTTTGACGGTAAGCATTTATCTGTTCAGCCAGAACCAGAAGTTTAAGATTAAAAATGCTAAACTTTCGGAAGCCAATAAGATTATCCAGCAGCGACTGAATGAAGTTCAGCTGGAACACATCGGCACAAAACTGAATCCGCATTTATTCAAAAATATTCTTAATTCCGTACAGTCACATGCTTATCAGACGTATATGTCTCTTGATAAACTGGCAAATGTTCTCGATTATATCCTGTATGAAAGCAATAACAAATTTGTAAGTCCGAAGGAAGAATTAAATTTTGCGTTAAGCCTTATTGAGATTAATAAAATAAAGATCAATCCACTTTTTGATTTTAGAATTAAATCTAAAATTGATAAATCGGATGCCATATTTGACGAAAAAGTTTTTGCACCGCTCATCTCGGTTGATTTAATTGAAAATGCTTTCAAACATACCGATTTTCTTGCCCAGGACTCATTCATTGCTATACAGATGGAATTGCAGGACGGAATTTTTTCGATGAAAGTAAGCAATAAAGCTTCGCTGAAAAATACCTTGCAAAAAGAGAAGAGCGGATTCGGAAGCCAGTCTCTGGATCAGCGCCTGAAAATGATCTACAACAATTTCTACACGCTGAACAAAAATTCAAAAAACGGCATTTTTACGGCAGAATTAACCATTAATCTAGGAGAATTTTATGATAAAATGCGTTATTCTTGATGATGAATTATTGGCCATCAGTTACCTGAAACTTCTTTGCGAACAGATCGAAAATGTCGAAGTGGTAAAGGCATTCAATGATCCAAACATTTTTTTAAATGAAATCGGAAATATAGATTGCAACCTCTGCATTTTAGATATTGAAATGCCGGGAATGAATGGTCTTCAAGTAGCAGAACTTATTCCGGATTCAAAGAAAATCATCTTCACAACGGCCTACAAAGAATATGCAGCAGAAGCGTTCGATCTCAATGTGGTAGATTATGTAAGAAAACCTATAAAAAAGGAAAGACTTATCCAGGCATTTCAGAAAGCCAGAGAACTCGTACAGAACACACAGAAAAAAGATTTTATCGAATGGAATACCAATATCGGCAAGACTGTCATCTTTACAGATCAGATTGCTTATATCAAAACTTCGGAGATCGACAGCCGCGACAAAGACATTATCCTTAATGACGGAACGAATATCGTATTGAAAAACCTCAACTTTAAAAACCTTTTAGAGATGCTTCCTTCAAAAGATTTTGCACAGGTAAACAAAAAAGAAATTATCGCATTATCCTCCATAAAAGTATTTTCAACGAACGAAATTATTACTACCATTACTCTTGACGATGTAGGTTTTCTGAAACTCCAGGTTGGAGAAATTTACAGGAAAAAACTTTCTGATCTGTTTGGTAAATAATTTTACTGCATTTTTTACAGCTTTCATTACATTTAGAAAATAATACTATTTTTTATACTTTTATTCTTGCCAATTTTGCAAAAAATCGGAATTATGAATCTCGGAAAATACAGGAATATTATTTTTTACCTCAGTACTATTGCAGTCTTTTCGATGCTGATGTACTGGTTTTTTGTTGAAGGGAAAACACTGGAAATCGGAGAAAATATTGCGCCGCCTAAAAATACAGGTTCTAGCATGTGGGAGAGTTTCGCAGAATCTTTCATGGCGAATCTTCATCATCCTTTGGCACTTTTATTGTCGCAGATTGTTACCATTATCCTTGTAGCAAGGCTTTTCGGATGGATCTGTATAAAGATCAAGCAGCCTTCCGTAATTGGTGAAATGATTGCCGGAATCGTTTTAGGACCCTCACTTGTAGGAATGTACTTTCCAGAGTTTTCAGCTTTTCTCTTCCCGAAAGAATCATTAGGAAATCTGCAGTTTTTAAGTCAGATCGGATTGATACTTTTCATGTACATCGTAGGTATGGAACTGGATCTTAGCGTATTGAGAAAAAAAGCACATGATGCGGTAGTCATAAGTCATGCGAGTATCATTATTCCTTTTGCATTAGGAGTGGGTTTATCATATTTCGTCTACCGCGAATTTGCTCCTGACGGAATTCAGTTTACCTCTTTTGCTTTATTTATAGCAATTGCGATGAGTATTACTGCTTTTCCGGTTTTGGCAAGAATCGTCCAGGAAAGAAATCTTCAGAAAACCAAGCTGGGAACCGTAGTGATTACCTGTGCAGCAGCAGATGATATTACCGCATGGTGTATCTTGGCAGCGGTAATCGCTATTGTAAAAGCGGGATCTTTTGCCAGTTCTATTTATGTTATTTTAATGGCGATAGCCTATGTATTTTTAATGATAAAAATCGTAAGGCCGTTTTTAAAGAGGATTGGAGATCTGCAGGCCGGGAAAAATACAATTAACAAACCCATGGTCGCTATCTTTTTTTTAACCCTAATTCTTTCAGCATATACTACCGAAGTTATTGGTATTCATGCATTGTTTGGCGCTTTTATGGCCGGAGCTATTATGCCGGAAAACGCCAAGTTCCGAACAATGTTTATTGATAAGGTTGAAGATGTAGCTTTGGTACTTTTACTTCCGCTATTCTTCGTTTTTACGGGACTTCGTACACAGATCGGACTATTAAATGACGGACATCTCTGGATTACTGCAGGATTTATTATCCTCACTGCTGTTGTCGGAAAATTTGCAGGCAGTGCATTAACGGCCAAATTTTTAGGCATCAACTGGAAAGAAAGCCTTACTATCGGCGCGCTGATGAATACGAGGGGTTTAATGGAATTAATTGTTCTAAATATTGGCTATGACCTTGGCGTTTTAAGCCCTGAAATTTTTGCAATGATGGTAATCATGGCCTTATTTACTACTTTCATGACAGGCCCGGCGCTGGATTTTATCAATTTTATTTTTAAATCTAAAAAAGCCGATGATGAAGATAAAGACAATAATGACGCCCAGTACAGAGTTTTACTTTCTTTCGATAACCCGGAATCAGGAAGCACTCTGCTAAAGCTTGCACACGACTTTACAAAAAAAATGAATGCCAATAAAAGCATTACCGCCATGAATATTGCACCGGTAAACGAAATGCATGCTTACGATATAAACGAATATGAAAACGAGCAGTTCAGAAATGTAAGTGATACTTCGCACGAACTCAATCTGAAAATCACGACTCTTTTTAAAGCTTCTACTGATATCGAAAGTGATCTCACCCATATTTCAAATAGAGGAAATTATGATCTACTGCTCATTATGCTGGGAAAATCAATGTATGAAGGAAGTTTACTCGGAAGGCTTTTAGGTTTCACCACCAAAATCATCAATCCCGAAAAGCTGCTCAATACGGTAAAAGGAAAAGGCAATATCTTCAACACCTCTCCTTTTGATGATTTTACCCTTCAGATTTTGGACAAAACCAATATTCCGGTAGGAATTATGGTGGATAAAAATTTCAGATCTGCGGATAAAGTATTCGTTCCGATATTTAATCTCGCCGACTTTTATCTTTTGGAATACGCCAAAAGGCTCATCAACAATAATAATTCTCAAATCATCATCCTCGATGTTGCCGGACAGATCCGAAGCAATATTGAAGTAAAAGAGCTTATCCGAAGCATTGAACAGGTAGCGCCCAATCACATCACCTTATATAACGAAAAGAAAATTGAAAAAGAATTTTTGACTTCTCAGGACTTAATGCTGATCAGCAGCAAAAGCTGGAAAAACCTGATTGACGGTAAAAGCCTATGGTTGTCAGATATTCCTTCAACTCTCATTATCAGTAATCCATGATACAATGAATGGTGAATTTTAAAGTCAATTAGCTTTGCTGTGAATAATCTCATGTGAATTAAGAGAATGGACCATTGGGCTACGAAGCAAAATTCATTATTCACTTTTTAATTTCAATTAGAAAAAATTACCTATCTTCGTTTTGTGATAACAAAAAACAAAACATATTATTACGGAATTTTTAACTCAGATCTGGGATAAGGATTTCTTGTATACATAAACATAACCTCGTCCTTTGGCGGGGTTTTTTATTTTTAAAATTTAAAAGATGAAAATAAGTATCGTAGGAACAGGGTTGATCGGCGGATCGATTGCTTTAAAATTAAAATCTAAGGGAATAGCAAACTTTATCTACGGAATCGATAACAGCACCGATCATCTTAATAAAGCTTTAGAGTTGAAGATTATCGATTCAAAAGCAGATCTTGCAGACGGAATCAGAAGTGCCGAATTAATTATTCTTTCAATCCCGGTAGATGCTGCACGGAAACTACTGCCTCAAATCCTGGACCTTATTAATGAAAATCAAACCGTTATGGATACAGGTTCTACAAAAGCCGGAATTGTACAAGCTGTCGAAAACCACCCTAAAAGATCAAGATTTGTCGCATTTCACCCAATGTGGGGAACGGAAAACAGCGGTCCGAAATCTGCTGTTTCAGAAAGCTTTGCCGGAAAAGCCGGCGTGATCTGCAACCGTGAAGAATCTTCCGAAGATGCCCTGAAAACAGTGGAGAAAATTGTGGAAAGTCTCGATATGCATTTAATTTATATGAATGCGGAAGACCATGATGTTCATACAGCATACATTTCCCATATTTCACACATCACTTCATACGCATTAGCAAATACTGTTTTAGAAAAAGAAAGGGAAGAAGAAACGATTTTCCAGCTGGCAAGCTCCGGATTTTCCAGCACAGTGCGTCTGGCAAAATCACATCCGGAAATGTGGGTTCCTATTTTCAGACAAAACAGAGAGAATGTTCTTGATGTTCTCAATGAACATATTTCGCAATTAAGAAAATTCAAATCGGCTTTAGAAAAAGAAAACTTCGAATACCTTGAAGAACTTATTTCCAATGCCAATAAAATCAGGGGAATTTTAGATAAGTAATATTTTAAATTAAGGAAGCTTTTCTTAAATTTGTTATTAACCTATTGTAGCTATGAAAAATATACCTGTAAGAATCGGCTGGGAACTATATATTCCTATCTTTTGTATTGTATTTTTTCCTGTCTTTTCAGAAATTAAAAACAATAATTGGGAAATTGTATTCGTCCCGCTTGCCATTATTGGAATTATACTTTTTCTTACCCTTACGATTCGTTACCGAATGGATTCTGATTCTTTATATATCAAAAACTCTATTTTCGGCACGACAAAAATCAGGATTAGTGAGATTTATAAAATAGAGAAAACTTCAAATATGATCTCATCACCCGCACCTGCAATTTCGGGAAGAGTGGAAATCTATTACAAATCCGACAGTATTGTTATTTCCCCGAAAGATTTTACTGATTTTGAGCAAAAACTTCTTGCAGTAAATCCTGATATTACGGTAAAAAAATAATTAAGATAATATTTAAAGTACAAGAGTATTCACTATAAATTCTCAAAGGTATTTTTTAGAATTTATTTTTATAAAATTAAATTCTATTTTAACATTCCGCCACATTTACTGCAATCGCCAATCCGCCTTCAGAAGTTTCTTTAAATCGGTCGTTCATAGACAAAGCGGTTTCCCACATAGTTTGAATAACCTGGTCTAAACTTACTTTTGCTTTTGCCGGATCACTTTCAAGGGCAATATTGGCTGCGGTGATTGCTTTGATAGCTCCCATTGTATTTCTCTCAATACATGGAATCTGAACCAATCCTTTGATCGGATCGCAGGTCATTCCCAAATGATGTTCCATAGCAATTTCTGCGGCCATAAGAACCTGCCCCACACTGCCGCCGAGAATTTCAGTAAGTCCCGCTGCAGCCATTGCGGATGAAACACCTACTTCAGCCTGACAGCCGCCCATTGCTGCGGAAATAGTCGCGTTTTTTTTGAATAAAGTCCCGATTTCCCCTGCTACCAACAAAAAGCGTATAATATCATCTTCACTGGTAAAAGGTGTAAAGGCCTGCGCGTACATTAACACCGCCGGAATTACACCACTTGCGCCGTTTGTCGGTGCAGTGATAATTCTTCCGAAACTTGCGTTTTCTTCATTCACCGCCAATGCAAAACATGAAATCCATTTATTGATATTGGTGAAATTTTCTTCTGCATCAACAACCTGCTGAAACCATTCATCTTTATTTTTATAAATTTTATCGCCAAGTAATTTCCTGTTGATTCCAGCTGCTCTACGCGAAACATTAAGTCCACCGGGAAGTATTCCCTCTTTATTAACACCCTTATAAATACATTCTTTGATCTGCTGCCAGATATATAACGCTTCCTGTTTTGTTTCTTCCTGAGATCTCCAGCTTTCTTCATTCATTAAAATGAGATCTGAAATTCTTGTCAGGCCGAGTTTCTCACAATATTTTACAATATCTGAGGATTTGTGGCAAGGATATAATGTACGGATACAGTGTTTTTCTATTGATTTTTTTTCCTGGCTCATAATAAAACCTCCTCCCACCGAGTAAAAATCCTGAATAAGCTCAGTCCCATCTTCAAAGATGGCTTTAAAGATCATTCCGTTGGGATGGTAATCCAGTGACTTTTGCATATTTAAAACCAAGTGATGCCCGTATATAAAAGGAATTTCTTTTTCGCCACCGAGATTAATCTTTTGAGCGTTTTTTATGAATTCAATTTTTTCATCAATCTTTGTGGTGTCAATGGTTTTAAAATCTTCTCCGTTTAATCCCAACATTCCGGCAATATCGGTTCCGTGTCCGAT
This region includes:
- the tpiA gene encoding triose-phosphate isomerase; this encodes MRRKIVAGNWKMNKNVIDAQQLMVQLLSYKNNNAANCEVWIAPPALYLMMAKDIFEKDEIGVFAQDMSEHESGAYTGEISADMLESIDATGSLIGHSERRQYHGETDSHCNKKVKLALDKGLIPVYCNGETLEQRKAGQHFEVVKNQTEVALFTLSAEEIKKVVIAYEPVWAIGTGETATPEQAQEIHAHIRSIIAAKYGQEVADEVSILYGGSVKPDNAKEIFSQPDIDGGLIGGAALKLEDFSKIIEAFN
- a CDS encoding type 1 glutamine amidotransferase domain-containing protein, with protein sequence MSKKIAILATHGFEESELKSPKEYLEQQGWTAHIISPESGSIKAWAEKDWGQEYPVDKTLDEANASDYDALVLPGGVINPDQLRTNETALSFVKDFFQQHKPVAAICHGPQILINAEVVDGRNMTSVDSISKDLKNAGAQWEDSEVVVDNGLVTSRTPKDLPAFNAKMVEEIKEGKHEEQTL
- the clpP gene encoding ATP-dependent Clp endopeptidase proteolytic subunit ClpP: MDIKKEFRDFSVKHLGNSGLATDQYMGMYGPTNLTPYIMEERRLNVAQMDVFSRLMMDRIIFLGTGIDDQVANIVTAQLLFLESADPSKDIQIYINSPGGSVYAGLGIYDTMQIIKPDVATICTGIAASMGAVLLVAGEKGKRSALKHSRVMIHQPSGGAQGVASDMEINLREMLKLKKELYEIISEHSGQTYDWVEKASDRDYWMTSEEAKGFGMVDEVLQRSKDKK
- the dnaG gene encoding DNA primase, producing MISKQTIDKIFSTIRVEEIVGEYVQLKRAGSNYKGLSPFHDEKTPSFVVSASKQIWKDFSTGKGGTAISFLMEIENFTYPEALRHAAKKYGIEIEEDQREYSEEAKQANTERDTLYKIHEVANNYFQEILWDSEEGKSIGLSYFKERELKDDIIKKFQLGYSPEQKNAFTAYALEKGYTKEILEKSGLSIFPENTPSGVDRFRERVIFPIHSFSGRVLGFGARILKNNVKTAKYLNSPETEIYHKSNVLYGLNQSKQAISRKNVCLLVEGYMDVISLHMSGIENVVASSGTSLTTEQIKLIKRLTENVTILFDGDNAGIKASFRSIDMLLTEGMNIRVLLFPDGDDPDSFARKHPQEYVEKFIENQALDFIDFKAEILLKEVGNDPIKKAEAIRDIVKSVSFVQNALKREVYLKEVSNKFGLSEQSLFNELDVQKQITQNQTQKAQVKAEAQQPAKLQIVDEPRDQVDPIVFNVTKLENDLINHMLNYGDVVLQRTAPDEQQYEITVIEEILHHFEEDGYEFQVELNKRIVDYIKEGIEKEELRKGNFFFGLMDEELSKAAVNSMNIYSELNDWSTRNIFSPNYGDKIPEQVAGDILIHKFRYVNFLILKTKKELADYADSDESKYFELIKKIQMLTLVSVELSKVLNYSAITGIYSDR
- the tsaE gene encoding tRNA (adenosine(37)-N6)-threonylcarbamoyltransferase complex ATPase subunit type 1 TsaE; translation: MQFTIKNIEDWQEIVNKIVPELQHNILLLKGNLGAGKTTFTQFLLKKLGSTDEVSSPTYSIVNEYNTPQGKVYHFDLYRLKNIDEVYDIGIEEYLDNAFLCIIEWPEVYEEEFYGLKYHKMSINNTGEQREISFD
- a CDS encoding alanine dehydrogenase, whose amino-acid sequence is MSTTNIFTPFTEEELMPKEEKLEVIKKGKQFSIGIPKETSLNERRACITPDAVQVLVESGHEIIIESGAGVGSFFTDLQYSESGAKITNDPKEAFSQDLILKVNPPTDEEIDYMRPNTYLVSALQINLRDKNYFLKLAEKKVNAIAFEFIVDEYKQLALVRLVGEIAGTVSILYASELLALSNGLMLGGITGVRPAEVVILGAGIVGEFATKAAIGLGASVRVFDNSLSKLRRLHTLVDSRVPTSIIDPKELKKALRRADVVIGALPRLNMTPIVTEDMVMKMKKGSVIIDITIDNGKVIETSELTDMENPYIIKHGVIHCGLPNLTSRMPRTTTKAISNFFLSYILHYDEEGGFENMLVRKNEMKQSLYMYKGRHTKKIICDRFGLTYHDINLLIF